In Nonomuraea sp. NBC_00507, the following are encoded in one genomic region:
- a CDS encoding acyl-CoA synthetase has product MEFNHADLYEGLADAIGDRTAVICGDDRRTYAELDTEANRLAHYLMDLGIQPGQHVGIQLYNGIPYIAGMLAALKIRAVPINVNFRYVEAELLYLYRDSDIRALIYDVEFDARVAAVAGEAPLLQHLISVGGESAIGAAVPYETALEQGKPERGFPPRSGQDVYIIYTGGTTGMPKGAMWHVEDLFMGFGGGNPYGEPRATPQEVIDAAVASGPLLMFPVAPLMHGAAQMATFITWWMGGSVAYIRKFDGAEVWRTVERERVNTINITGDAMARPMAEALAQGSYDVSSLIVISSTGAILSGAVRDRLQELLPNVMILDNFGSTESGYTASGTAGSSPETGLRYQPNSVVNLAVLDEKGRPVEPGSGQLGTVARSGRVAFGYYNDPDKTARTFVTDEQGARWLLTGDLATVDTDGTVNVFGRGSQCINTGGEKVFPEEVEAVLKGHSAVFDAVVTGVPDERWGNKVAAVIEPRPGVEVTAEELDAHCRKLLSGYKVPRTYAFVETMVRSPAGKADYRWARETVQAITS; this is encoded by the coding sequence ATGGAGTTCAACCACGCGGACCTGTACGAGGGGTTAGCGGACGCGATCGGGGACCGGACCGCCGTCATCTGCGGCGATGATCGCCGCACCTACGCAGAGCTGGACACCGAGGCCAACCGGCTCGCCCACTACCTCATGGATCTGGGCATCCAGCCGGGCCAGCACGTCGGCATCCAGCTCTACAACGGCATCCCGTACATCGCCGGCATGCTGGCCGCGCTGAAGATCCGGGCGGTGCCGATCAACGTCAACTTCCGGTACGTCGAGGCCGAGCTGCTCTACCTGTACCGGGACTCCGACATCCGGGCGCTGATCTACGACGTCGAGTTCGACGCGCGCGTGGCCGCCGTCGCCGGCGAGGCGCCGCTGCTGCAGCACCTGATCTCGGTGGGCGGCGAGTCGGCGATCGGCGCCGCGGTGCCGTACGAGACCGCGCTGGAGCAGGGCAAGCCCGAGCGGGGCTTCCCGCCGCGCTCCGGGCAGGACGTGTACATCATCTACACCGGCGGCACCACCGGCATGCCGAAGGGCGCGATGTGGCACGTCGAGGACCTGTTCATGGGCTTCGGCGGCGGCAACCCGTACGGCGAGCCGCGCGCTACCCCGCAGGAGGTGATCGACGCCGCGGTCGCGTCAGGTCCCTTGCTGATGTTCCCCGTTGCGCCGCTGATGCACGGCGCCGCGCAGATGGCCACGTTCATCACGTGGTGGATGGGCGGGAGCGTCGCGTACATCCGCAAGTTCGACGGCGCCGAGGTGTGGCGGACGGTCGAGCGTGAGCGCGTGAACACCATCAACATCACCGGCGACGCCATGGCCAGGCCCATGGCCGAGGCGCTGGCGCAGGGCTCCTACGACGTCTCGTCGCTGATCGTGATCAGCTCGACCGGCGCCATCCTGTCCGGCGCGGTCCGCGACCGGCTGCAGGAGCTGCTCCCGAACGTCATGATCCTGGACAACTTCGGCTCGACCGAGTCCGGCTACACGGCGTCGGGCACGGCCGGGTCGTCGCCGGAGACCGGCCTGCGCTACCAGCCGAACTCCGTGGTCAACCTGGCCGTCCTCGACGAGAAGGGCCGGCCTGTCGAGCCCGGGTCCGGGCAGCTCGGGACGGTGGCGCGGTCGGGGCGGGTCGCGTTCGGCTACTACAACGACCCGGACAAGACCGCCCGCACGTTCGTCACCGACGAGCAGGGCGCGCGCTGGTTGCTGACCGGAGACCTGGCGACCGTCGACACCGACGGGACCGTGAACGTCTTCGGCCGGGGCTCGCAGTGCATCAACACCGGCGGTGAGAAGGTGTTCCCCGAAGAGGTCGAAGCCGTGCTCAAGGGGCATTCCGCGGTGTTCGACGCGGTGGTGACCGGGGTACCGGACGAGCGCTGGGGGAACAAGGTGGCGGCCGTGATCGAGCCGCGGCCCGGTGTCGAGGTCACGGCCGAGGAACTGGACGCGCACTGCAGGAAGCTGCTGTCCGGGTACAAGGTGCCGCGAACGTACGCGTTCGTCGAGACGATGGTGCGCTCGCCGGCCGGCAAGGCCGATTACCGGTGGGCGCGGGAGACGGTGCAGGCCATCACGTCCTGA
- a CDS encoding thiolase domain-containing protein, with protein sequence MGNRCAVIGVGQTHYTTRRRDVSIAGLVREAALRALEDAGLTFKDIDAVVIGKAPDLFEGVMMPEAYLADALGAAGKPMMRVHTAGSVGGSTALVGASLVQGGVHDRVLVVAFEKQSESNATWALSTHLPFSSSLVVGAGGYFAPHIREYMRRSGAPDHIGTLVAVKDRINALKNPYAHLKIPGIDQKMVESTPMLWEPIRYLETCPSSDGACAMVLSSESAVTGTPAWVHGTAMRSEPIFRASRDTVNPQAGKDCAADVYRQAGIADPRRQIDVAETYVPFSWYEPMWLENLGFAAEGEGWKLTESGATALDGDIPWNASGGVLSSNPIGASGLIRFAEAALQVRGMAGEHQVDGARTALGHAYGGGAQFFAMWIVGREKL encoded by the coding sequence ATGGGTAACCGTTGCGCGGTCATCGGCGTCGGGCAGACGCACTACACGACCAGGCGCAGGGACGTGTCGATCGCCGGGCTGGTGCGCGAGGCGGCGCTGCGGGCGCTGGAGGATGCCGGGCTGACGTTCAAGGACATCGACGCCGTGGTCATCGGCAAGGCGCCGGACCTGTTCGAGGGTGTCATGATGCCGGAGGCGTACCTGGCCGACGCGCTCGGCGCGGCAGGCAAGCCGATGATGCGGGTGCACACCGCGGGCAGCGTCGGCGGCTCCACCGCGCTGGTCGGCGCCAGCCTCGTCCAGGGCGGCGTGCACGACCGGGTGCTGGTCGTGGCGTTCGAGAAGCAGTCGGAGTCCAACGCCACCTGGGCCCTGTCCACGCACCTGCCGTTCAGCTCGTCGCTGGTGGTGGGCGCGGGCGGCTACTTCGCGCCGCACATCCGCGAGTACATGCGCAGATCCGGCGCCCCCGATCACATCGGCACGCTGGTGGCGGTCAAGGACCGGATCAACGCGCTCAAGAACCCGTACGCGCACCTCAAGATCCCCGGCATCGACCAGAAGATGGTCGAATCCACGCCCATGCTCTGGGAGCCGATCCGCTACCTGGAGACCTGCCCGTCCAGCGACGGCGCCTGCGCCATGGTCCTGTCGTCGGAGTCCGCGGTCACCGGCACCCCGGCCTGGGTGCACGGCACCGCCATGCGCTCCGAGCCGATCTTCCGGGCGAGCCGTGACACGGTCAACCCGCAGGCGGGCAAGGACTGCGCCGCCGACGTCTACCGCCAGGCCGGCATCGCCGACCCGAGGCGGCAGATCGACGTGGCCGAGACGTACGTGCCGTTCTCCTGGTACGAGCCGATGTGGCTGGAGAACCTGGGGTTCGCGGCGGAAGGGGAGGGATGGAAGCTCACCGAGTCGGGCGCGACCGCGCTCGACGGTGACATTCCGTGGAACGCCTCGGGCGGGGTGCTGTCCAGCAACCCGATCGGGGCCTCGGGGCTGATCAGGTTCGCCGAGGCCGCGCTGCAGGTGCGCGGGATGGCCGGCGAACACCAGGTGGACGGCGCCCGCACGGCGCTCGGTCACGCCTATGGCGGGGGAGCCCAGTTCTTCGCGATGTGGATCGTCGGACGGGAGAAACTCTGA
- a CDS encoding thiolase domain-containing protein — MREVAIVAFAQTRHTPHDTGLTEPELILPVIKEVKRRTGLERFGFTCSGSCDYLAGAPFSFVSALDALGAWPPISESHVEMDGAWALYEAWVRLQHGDVDSALVYGFGKSSLGDLRTIMTLQLDPYYLAPLGLDQLSYAALQAAAVDADRKELDEIVRRSRADGRANPYALDLPEPEDEDFAVQPLKQTDVPPITDGAAAIVLATGDLARELSASPAYIRGIAHRIEPHYLGLRDLARSASAADAARAAGVGKGPVEVAELHAQFPHEEIILREALELTGDTVINPSGGPLAANPVMATGLIRIGEAAQRILDGHAHRTVAHAAGGPCLQHNLVTVLEA, encoded by the coding sequence ATGAGAGAGGTCGCGATCGTCGCGTTCGCCCAGACGCGGCACACCCCCCACGACACCGGCCTGACCGAGCCCGAGCTGATCCTGCCCGTGATCAAGGAGGTCAAGCGGCGCACCGGGCTGGAGCGGTTCGGCTTCACCTGCTCGGGCAGCTGCGACTATCTCGCGGGCGCGCCGTTCTCGTTCGTGTCCGCGCTCGACGCGCTGGGCGCCTGGCCGCCCATCTCGGAGAGCCACGTGGAGATGGACGGAGCCTGGGCGCTGTACGAGGCATGGGTGCGCCTCCAGCACGGCGACGTCGACTCGGCCCTGGTCTACGGGTTCGGCAAGTCGTCGCTCGGTGACCTGCGCACGATCATGACGCTCCAGCTCGACCCCTACTACCTGGCTCCGCTGGGCCTCGACCAGCTCTCCTACGCCGCACTCCAGGCCGCCGCGGTCGACGCGGACCGGAAGGAACTGGACGAGATCGTGCGCCGCAGCCGGGCCGACGGCCGCGCCAACCCGTACGCGCTGGACCTGCCCGAGCCGGAGGACGAGGACTTCGCCGTCCAGCCGCTGAAACAGACGGACGTGCCGCCGATCACGGACGGCGCGGCCGCGATCGTGCTCGCGACCGGCGACCTGGCCCGTGAGCTGTCCGCCAGTCCGGCCTACATCAGGGGCATCGCGCATCGGATCGAGCCTCACTACCTGGGCCTGCGCGACCTGGCCCGGTCGGCCTCCGCGGCCGACGCCGCGCGTGCTGCGGGGGTGGGCAAGGGGCCCGTCGAGGTGGCCGAGCTGCACGCCCAGTTCCCGCACGAGGAGATCATCCTGCGCGAGGCGCTGGAGCTGACCGGCGACACGGTGATCAACCCGTCGGGCGGGCCGCTGGCCGCGAACCCCGTCATGGCCACCGGGCTCATCCGGATCGGCGAGGCGGCGCAACGCATCCTCGACGGCCATGCCCACCGCACCGTCGCCCACGCCGCCGGTGGGCCGTGCCTGCAGCACAATCTCGTCACCGTACTGGAGGCCTGA
- a CDS encoding Zn-ribbon domain-containing OB-fold protein — protein sequence MPSDPLVAQHVLEFPGGYTRSTGPVVGRFLSELRARRIVGTRTAEGRVLVPPLEYDPATGEPVTGEYVEVGPAGTVTTWSWVHEPLDGHPLDRPFAWALIKLDGADTALVHAVCPEHIKAMKTGMRVWPVWRDQPTGHITDIAHFVPEVTQIVSQVRAEYRLQAGGALRVFLEGIERGVFLGGRCDHCAKVYVPYRAACPECGNAIPDTLELPDTGTITTFAINNLPDPRAPEVPFVSAYILLDGADIPIIALTGDVPAHEVRQGMRVKAVWVPESERTASMANIRWFAPTGEPDVELS from the coding sequence GTGCCATCTGATCCGCTGGTCGCTCAGCACGTCCTGGAGTTCCCCGGCGGTTACACCCGTTCGACCGGGCCGGTGGTCGGCCGGTTCCTGAGCGAGTTGCGCGCCCGCCGCATCGTAGGGACGCGGACGGCGGAGGGCCGGGTGCTGGTGCCGCCCCTCGAGTACGACCCCGCCACCGGCGAGCCGGTCACCGGCGAGTACGTCGAGGTCGGCCCGGCCGGCACGGTCACCACGTGGTCGTGGGTGCACGAGCCCCTCGACGGTCATCCGCTGGACCGGCCCTTCGCCTGGGCGCTGATCAAGCTCGACGGCGCCGACACGGCGCTGGTGCACGCGGTGTGTCCCGAGCACATCAAGGCGATGAAGACCGGGATGCGGGTCTGGCCCGTGTGGCGCGACCAGCCCACCGGGCACATCACCGACATCGCGCACTTCGTCCCCGAGGTCACGCAGATCGTCTCCCAGGTGCGTGCCGAGTACCGCCTCCAGGCAGGCGGCGCGCTCCGCGTCTTCCTCGAGGGCATCGAGCGGGGTGTCTTCCTCGGCGGTCGCTGCGACCACTGCGCCAAGGTGTACGTCCCCTACCGCGCGGCCTGCCCGGAATGCGGCAACGCCATCCCCGACACGCTCGAGCTTCCCGACACCGGCACGATCACCACGTTCGCCATCAACAACCTGCCCGACCCGCGGGCCCCTGAAGTGCCCTTCGTGTCGGCGTACATCCTGCTCGACGGGGCCGACATCCCCATCATCGCCCTGACCGGCGACGTGCCCGCGCACGAGGTGCGCCAGGGCATGCGGGTCAAGGCCGTGTGGGTGCCCGAGAGCGAGCGCACGGCGTCCATGGCGAACATCCGCTGGTTCGCCCCCACCGGCGAGCCCGACGTGGAGTTGTCATGA
- a CDS encoding acyl-CoA synthetase has translation MGTLGFWRLAQADPEWIAAVDPDGTEHRAGELLARSNRLVHGLRDLGLKPGDGICGLVPNGADGLVLYLAAMQAGWYYTPVNWHLTGSEIAYIVSDSEAKAFFVHPRFAATGAEGARAIEPDRRFLLGEGPGFRAASELTDGRPDSTPADRTAGATMHYTSGTTGKPKGVKRPLSGLDPDDSAELMTFLLGLFGITPGRPNAHLVTSPCYHTAVTQFGGTALHMGHTLVYMDKWDAEELLRLCERHRVTNSHLVPTHFKRLLALPEPTRKQYDLSSLTWMIHAAAPCPIPVKWAMLDWWGDCVYEYYAATEGGGTLATPGDWKTHPGTVGKAWPISELLIVDEQGEPVPTGATGTIYMKMMGASFEYKGDPAKTAANRLKDFFTVGDIGYLDEDGFLYLCDRKADMIISGGANIYPAEIENELMIHSKVADVAVFGIPDEEWGEQIKAVVEPAAGVEPGPELAAELLASLEGRLARMKWPKSVDFIAEMPREPNGKLLKRKLRAPYWEGHDRAI, from the coding sequence ATGGGCACGCTCGGTTTCTGGAGGCTCGCGCAGGCGGATCCCGAGTGGATCGCGGCCGTGGATCCCGACGGCACGGAGCACCGCGCGGGCGAGCTCCTGGCCCGATCGAACCGCCTCGTCCACGGCCTGCGCGACCTCGGGCTCAAGCCCGGCGACGGCATCTGCGGCCTGGTGCCCAACGGCGCCGACGGCCTGGTGCTCTACCTGGCCGCGATGCAGGCCGGCTGGTACTACACGCCGGTCAACTGGCACCTCACCGGCTCGGAGATCGCCTACATCGTCTCCGACAGCGAGGCCAAGGCGTTCTTCGTCCATCCCCGCTTCGCCGCGACCGGGGCCGAGGGCGCGCGGGCCATCGAGCCGGATCGCCGCTTCCTCCTCGGAGAAGGGCCGGGATTCCGGGCGGCGAGTGAGCTGACCGACGGACGGCCCGACAGCACGCCTGCCGATCGCACCGCCGGCGCCACCATGCACTACACGTCGGGCACCACCGGCAAGCCCAAGGGCGTCAAACGCCCGCTGAGCGGCCTGGATCCGGACGACTCCGCTGAGCTCATGACGTTCTTGCTCGGCTTGTTCGGCATCACGCCGGGCCGGCCCAACGCCCACCTGGTCACCTCGCCCTGCTACCACACCGCCGTGACCCAGTTCGGCGGCACGGCCCTGCACATGGGGCACACGCTGGTCTACATGGACAAGTGGGACGCCGAGGAGCTGCTGCGACTCTGCGAGCGGCATCGCGTCACCAACTCCCATCTGGTGCCGACGCATTTCAAGCGGCTGCTCGCGCTGCCCGAGCCGACCCGCAAGCAGTACGACCTGTCCTCGCTCACGTGGATGATCCACGCGGCCGCCCCCTGTCCGATCCCCGTGAAATGGGCGATGTTGGACTGGTGGGGAGACTGCGTCTACGAGTACTACGCGGCCACCGAGGGCGGCGGCACCCTGGCCACGCCCGGGGACTGGAAGACGCATCCGGGCACGGTCGGCAAGGCCTGGCCCATCAGCGAGCTGCTCATCGTGGACGAGCAGGGCGAGCCGGTGCCCACCGGCGCCACGGGCACGATCTACATGAAGATGATGGGCGCCTCGTTCGAGTACAAAGGCGACCCCGCCAAGACGGCCGCGAACCGGCTCAAGGACTTCTTCACCGTCGGCGACATCGGATACCTGGACGAGGACGGTTTCCTCTACCTCTGCGACCGCAAGGCCGACATGATCATCTCTGGCGGCGCGAACATCTACCCGGCCGAGATCGAGAACGAGCTCATGATCCACTCGAAGGTGGCGGACGTGGCCGTGTTCGGCATCCCCGACGAGGAGTGGGGCGAGCAGATCAAGGCCGTGGTCGAGCCGGCGGCGGGTGTCGAGCCGGGCCCGGAGCTGGCCGCGGAGCTCCTGGCCTCGCTGGAGGGCCGGCTGGCCCGGATGAAGTGGCCCAAGAGCGTCGACTTCATCGCCGAGATGCCCCGCGAGCCGAACGGCAAGCTGCTCAAACGCAAACTCCGCGCCCCTTACTGGGAGGGACACGACCGTGCCATCTGA
- a CDS encoding crotonase/enoyl-CoA hydratase family protein: protein MELLLISTPHCRVERDGHVLIVTMNRPEARNALSSDMLIGLASAWAYASAEPGIRAAILTGAEGTFCAGADLKAMGQPSADPEVQARAAQIPNFHWKGLLREDLPTKPIISAVEGYAVAGGTELLVGTDLRVVAESATLGLFEAKRALFPMGGSAVRLPRQIPYCHAMDLLLTGRAVTAAEALSMGLVNRVVPDGQALAAARELADDVAASGPLAVQAILRTYRDTLGLSEPEALKVSDDLGWPVIGSEDAKEGTRAFREKRAPRYEGR from the coding sequence GTGGAGCTTCTGCTGATCAGCACCCCCCACTGCCGAGTGGAGCGCGACGGCCACGTTCTCATCGTCACCATGAACCGGCCGGAGGCCCGCAACGCGCTCTCCTCGGACATGCTGATCGGCTTGGCCTCGGCGTGGGCGTACGCGTCGGCGGAGCCCGGGATCAGGGCGGCGATCCTGACGGGCGCGGAGGGCACGTTCTGCGCGGGCGCCGACCTCAAGGCCATGGGACAGCCGTCGGCGGACCCCGAGGTCCAGGCCAGGGCCGCGCAGATCCCCAACTTCCACTGGAAGGGCCTGCTGCGGGAAGACCTGCCCACCAAGCCGATCATCAGCGCGGTGGAGGGCTACGCGGTGGCCGGCGGGACCGAGCTGCTGGTGGGCACGGATCTGCGGGTGGTGGCGGAGTCGGCCACGCTGGGGTTGTTCGAGGCCAAGCGCGCGCTGTTCCCCATGGGCGGCAGCGCCGTCCGGCTGCCCCGGCAGATCCCGTACTGCCACGCCATGGACCTGCTGCTGACCGGCCGCGCGGTCACGGCGGCCGAGGCCCTGTCGATGGGGCTGGTCAACCGCGTGGTCCCGGACGGCCAGGCGCTGGCGGCGGCCCGCGAGCTGGCCGACGACGTGGCCGCCTCCGGCCCGCTGGCGGTCCAGGCGATCCTGCGCACGTACCGGGACACGCTGGGGCTTTCCGAGCCGGAGGCCCTGAAGGTCTCCGACGACCTCGGCTGGCCGGTCATCGGCTCCGAGGACGCCAAGGAGGGCACGCGCGCTTTCCGCGAGAAGCGCGCGCCGCGCTACGAGGGCCGTTGA
- a CDS encoding NAD(P)H-dependent flavin oxidoreductase, translating to MRTRVTDMFGIELPIFAFSHCRDVVAAVSRAGGMGVLGALYFTPEELEMELKWIDDHVDGKPYGVDVVMPASYEGAEFAPEELVGRLQSMIPDGHRSFVENLLAKHGVPPLSSDADAGKVLLGWTDATARPQVEVALRHPIALLANALGPPPADVVDLAHAHGVKVAALASTPRHALKQVEVGVDVVVAQGTEAGGHTGEISTMVLIPQVVDAVDVPVLAAGGIGNGRQMAAGMALGAEGVWTGSLWLTVEEADTPEMAKRRILEATSRDTVRSRSWTGKPARLLKNEWTEAWESEESPGTLPMPLQFMLVSDALRRIGRSDASELATFPAGQIIGVMNQVRSTKDVVFGLVEEYGEALDRLSRITED from the coding sequence ATGCGGACACGTGTCACGGACATGTTCGGAATCGAGCTCCCGATCTTCGCCTTCAGTCACTGCAGGGATGTGGTGGCCGCCGTCAGCCGCGCGGGCGGTATGGGGGTGCTCGGGGCTCTCTACTTCACGCCTGAAGAGCTCGAGATGGAGCTCAAATGGATCGACGACCACGTGGACGGCAAGCCGTACGGCGTGGACGTCGTCATGCCCGCGTCCTACGAGGGCGCCGAGTTCGCGCCCGAGGAGCTGGTGGGCCGCCTGCAGTCGATGATTCCCGACGGGCACCGCTCGTTCGTCGAGAACCTCCTGGCCAAGCACGGCGTGCCGCCCCTGTCCTCGGACGCCGACGCCGGCAAGGTCCTGCTGGGCTGGACGGACGCCACCGCCCGCCCGCAGGTCGAGGTGGCCCTGCGCCACCCGATCGCGCTCCTGGCCAACGCGCTTGGCCCGCCTCCCGCCGACGTCGTGGACCTGGCCCACGCGCACGGGGTGAAGGTCGCCGCCCTCGCCTCCACGCCCCGCCACGCGCTCAAGCAGGTCGAGGTCGGGGTGGACGTGGTGGTCGCCCAGGGCACGGAGGCCGGCGGCCACACCGGTGAGATCTCCACGATGGTCCTGATCCCTCAGGTGGTGGACGCCGTGGACGTCCCCGTCCTGGCCGCCGGTGGCATCGGCAACGGCCGCCAGATGGCGGCGGGGATGGCGCTGGGCGCGGAGGGCGTCTGGACGGGCTCGTTGTGGCTCACCGTCGAGGAGGCCGACACCCCGGAGATGGCCAAGCGCCGCATCCTGGAGGCCACCTCCCGGGACACCGTCCGCTCGCGCAGCTGGACCGGCAAGCCGGCGCGGCTGCTCAAGAACGAGTGGACGGAGGCGTGGGAGTCGGAGGAGTCGCCGGGCACGCTGCCGATGCCGCTGCAGTTCATGCTGGTCTCGGACGCGCTGCGGCGCATCGGCCGCTCGGACGCCAGCGAGCTGGCGACCTTCCCCGCCGGGCAGATCATCGGGGTGATGAACCAGGTCCGCTCCACGAAGGACGTGGTGTTCGGGCTGGTGGAGGAGTACGGCGAGGCTCTCGACCGGCTCTCGCGCATCACTGAGGACTGA
- a CDS encoding SDR family NAD(P)-dependent oxidoreductase produces MKNALGAVDTVLLLGGRSEIGLEIVRLLVAQGASRVVLAVRGEFVPPALGAEVHVLPFDALDVYGHGAVFDKAVELVGDLDVVISGFGVLGSQADYDADPAAAARDVAVNYGAHVSVGLHAAGVLREQGHGTLVMLSSVAGARVRKANFVYGSAKAGLDGFAQGLGDALHGSGARVLIVRPGFVIGRMTKGLTPAPLSSTPRQVAAATVRALREGTSSVWVPRALGPVFGVLRLLPRALWRRMPR; encoded by the coding sequence GTGAAGAACGCTCTCGGCGCCGTCGACACCGTGCTGCTGCTCGGCGGGCGCAGCGAGATCGGCCTGGAGATCGTCCGGCTGCTGGTGGCCCAGGGCGCGAGCCGGGTGGTGCTGGCCGTGCGCGGCGAGTTCGTCCCGCCCGCGCTGGGCGCGGAGGTCCACGTCCTGCCGTTCGACGCGCTGGACGTCTACGGGCACGGCGCCGTCTTCGACAAGGCGGTGGAGCTGGTCGGCGATCTCGACGTGGTGATCTCGGGGTTCGGCGTGCTGGGGAGCCAGGCGGACTACGACGCCGACCCGGCGGCCGCAGCCCGGGACGTGGCGGTCAACTATGGCGCCCACGTGTCGGTGGGGCTGCACGCGGCCGGGGTGCTGCGCGAGCAGGGACACGGCACGCTGGTGATGTTGTCGTCCGTGGCGGGCGCGCGGGTCCGCAAGGCCAACTTCGTGTACGGCTCGGCCAAGGCCGGGCTCGACGGGTTCGCTCAAGGACTGGGCGACGCCCTGCACGGGTCGGGCGCCCGAGTGCTGATCGTGCGGCCGGGCTTCGTGATCGGCCGGATGACGAAAGGGCTCACCCCTGCCCCGCTGTCCTCCACGCCCCGGCAGGTGGCCGCGGCCACGGTGCGGGCGCTGCGCGAGGGCACGTCCTCCGTCTGGGTGCCGCGCGCGCTCGGGCCGGTCTTCGGGGTGCTGCGGCTGCTGCCCCGCGCCCTGTGGCGCAGGATGCCGCGTTAG
- a CDS encoding FAD-binding oxidoreductase, with product MTTFLTGWGGTAPTPATLARPRSVEHLSELVASAPRRGAVARGLGRSYGDAAQNAGGLVLDCTGLDTWTFDEAAGLVTASGGVSLHDLMTALVPRGWFVPVSPGTRHVTVGGAIAADVHGKNHHRDSSFGAHVRSLTLVTAGGTVRTLRPGDPLFWATVGGMGLTGVIAEATFACVPVETSLMRVDVQRTGDLDETLATMAATDDRYRYTVAWIDLLARGRAMGRSVLTRGDHLPRAEGKEPPAFAPGALLRAPAWVPGGLLNRLSVRAFNEVWYRKAPRRRTIVQGIAPFFHPLDFVEDWNRVYGSRGFVQYQFVVPFGAEDTLRDIVGSLSAHGTVSFLTVLKRFGPESGGLLSFPMPGWTLALDIPVGQRGLAGLLRGFDRQVAEVGGRVYLAKDSRLRADMMAAMYPGLEQWRRIRDEADPAGLFRSDLARRLRL from the coding sequence ATGACGACGTTCCTGACCGGCTGGGGGGGCACGGCGCCCACGCCGGCCACGCTCGCGCGGCCCCGCTCCGTCGAGCACCTGAGCGAGCTGGTGGCCTCAGCGCCACGGCGGGGCGCGGTGGCGCGCGGCCTGGGCAGGTCGTACGGCGACGCCGCACAGAACGCCGGCGGCCTCGTCCTCGACTGCACCGGCCTGGACACGTGGACCTTTGACGAGGCGGCCGGCCTGGTGACCGCCTCCGGCGGGGTCAGCCTGCACGACCTGATGACGGCGCTCGTCCCCCGGGGCTGGTTCGTCCCGGTCAGCCCGGGCACCCGGCACGTCACCGTCGGCGGCGCCATAGCGGCCGACGTGCACGGCAAGAACCACCACCGCGACTCCTCCTTCGGCGCGCACGTCCGCTCGCTCACCCTGGTGACCGCCGGCGGGACGGTCCGCACGCTGCGCCCCGGTGATCCGCTCTTCTGGGCCACCGTCGGCGGCATGGGGCTGACCGGGGTGATCGCCGAGGCCACGTTCGCCTGCGTGCCCGTCGAGACCTCCCTCATGCGGGTGGACGTGCAGCGGACCGGCGACCTGGACGAGACGCTGGCGACCATGGCGGCCACCGACGACCGCTACCGCTACACGGTGGCCTGGATCGACCTGCTCGCCCGCGGCCGTGCGATGGGGCGCAGCGTGCTCACCAGGGGCGATCACCTGCCACGTGCTGAAGGGAAGGAGCCGCCGGCCTTCGCGCCGGGCGCGCTGCTGCGGGCTCCTGCATGGGTGCCAGGCGGGCTGCTCAACAGGCTGAGTGTGCGCGCGTTCAACGAGGTCTGGTATCGCAAGGCGCCGCGGCGCCGGACCATCGTGCAGGGCATCGCGCCGTTCTTCCACCCGCTCGACTTCGTCGAGGACTGGAACCGCGTCTACGGCTCGCGAGGCTTCGTCCAGTACCAGTTCGTGGTGCCCTTCGGCGCTGAGGACACCCTGCGCGACATCGTCGGGTCGTTGTCGGCGCACGGCACCGTGTCGTTCCTCACCGTGCTCAAGAGGTTCGGGCCGGAGTCGGGCGGGCTGCTGTCGTTCCCCATGCCCGGCTGGACTCTGGCCCTGGACATCCCCGTCGGGCAGCGCGGCCTCGCTGGCCTGCTCCGCGGCTTCGACCGGCAGGTCGCCGAGGTCGGCGGACGGGTCTACCTGGCCAAGGACTCGCGGCTGCGCGCTGACATGATGGCGGCGATGTATCCCGGGCTGGAGCAGTGGCGGCGGATCAGGGACGAGGCCGATCCCGCCGGGCTGTTCCGCTCCGACCTGGCCAGGAGGCTCCGGCTGTGA